Proteins co-encoded in one Pocillopora verrucosa isolate sample1 chromosome 1, ASM3666991v2, whole genome shotgun sequence genomic window:
- the LOC131771689 gene encoding serine-rich adhesin for platelets-like isoform X1, protein MGCGSSAHQVEVDEAEERNDVDPYKKATKSVGRTGFGKEQDFVNAASTEEGKNSREQEKHVTGEVLSDIQNISTTSAKTEQAKSGKKFVKNDIIEDNKSGVVKGDDIPNGKDDNGSSGLTNQVTDRDGLCIVSAGMDQSNENSEVHVTPQTETRDSGPAKDGCSCRGGVKKTSLNETNDSFTQVVATPNQSFQDSFANEISGLETDSELTNGTITTTHQTAESTDLNQLNAIEVTDSESNQESTERTKETYKDRDSELTHGAAATDQTAENTDLHLSENQLDAVKVTESKNIQESNVKEATEASFEEEIKLRNVEDKLDVAEVTDPKDIQENEESSTQKKDVEKRTTELENGDICREQTAKNADIYPSINQDIAEVKDPLFCGNLNKAVTSKNESDRGEVLEILNHAPVVQAAENIQGGQGNCATDKSENDVKINLSDGNVTSAESLSVVGEMSSVETEAQDSALFRDVIAENRLIAALRLSCKLSPGHLVKDLNVMGVKSVQLMRSLSPGVVTVAELIQKLVHLTELDLSGNLIGPQGFRVICLALRRNATLKSLNLANNLADTDSSDCLAEMLSVNSTLERLDVSGNNLGSDYFSRCVGPALMSNKSLKVLKFTSCGSNDVSAICEAMVEGNTTIEELDASNNHIGAVFGEGLLKILQKPGCRLRHLDVHGTSLGNDGMAALRKGIQNNNSLISVNVAGHQVSCLSFLMEFLWSCICHPSLEELVLDGTKIGERDEWKPSGVIELERSSNLKKLLISGCSLTNQALGTLAENAQGKLNQLFSLDLSSNDQLTTKCLSSICALTSSDQSVHSLCAVDFSLNVADDIAAEIVNLPQLKNLKSLLLKKCRISPNFIADLSKLVAVTTPEVPLISSLTLDGIKLSGTDALKRMLGLSDMFIPITPCSFELLSLIGCGLNDRDVKPLMTAIGNGLIIKELRLAANRLTDTSVNNLLESTGNSLSLETLDLSINKIRNGGAEKLAFALADKLANLKSLFMGDNCIGREGILALVGKIGSGSQLGVLNLKSQQQALGEEDVDQIMERLAEALGFDPQSSDPPTSDVFVPPSNFSVNLTGLGGEPGELGPKLDSLAVLTDYSSKHRRTLTLDDALQLSVALFQTENTRSQMSQGDWNRVISADKDAPGWLQISSQRACAIYVSNLPLSVTAEKLEGQLDSEAECNVVEVYLLKDQILRKPNGLAWVLFADAESVQRAVEYYNSGQAFMYGTPFVISSVNVDVIADTDMEENALAKARQEMNQRARDRKADQTVHAQLVQSNYSESLARHEYAAQHPAYADGRVCCYSARRIMAFGFT, encoded by the exons ATGGGATGTGGGTCAAGTGCTCATCAAGTAGAAGTTGATGAAGCAGAGGAAAGAAATGATGTAGATCCTTACAAGAAAGCAACAAAATCTG TTGGGAGAACTGGTTTTGGAAAGGAGCAAGACTTTGTCAATGCAGCTTCAACAGAAGAGGGAAAGAACTCGAGGGAGCAAGAGAAACATGTCACTGGCGAAGTATTATCTGATATACAAAATATTTCTACAACTTCTGCAAAGACAGAGCAGGCAAAATCAGGgaagaaatttgttaaaaatgacATCATAGAGGACAATAAAAGTGGTGTTGTTAAGGGAGATGATATCCCTAATGGAAAAGATGACAATGGTAGTTCAGGGCTGACAAATCAGGTTACAGATAGAGATGGTTTATGTATAGTTTCTGCTGGCATGGATCAGAGCAATGAAAATTCTGAGGTACATGTTACTCCTCAGACTGAGACTAGAGATTCTGGTCCTGCCAAAGATGGCTGTAGTTGTAGAGGTGGGGTAAAGAAAACATCCCTGAATGAAACAAATGATTCATTTACCCAAGTTGTTGCAACACCCAACCAAAGCTTTCAAGACTCTTTTGCCAACGAAATATCTGGACTGGAAACTGACTCAGAGTTAACAAATGGTACAATTACTACAACACACCAAACAGCGGAGAGTACGGATCTTAATCAGTTGAATGCTATTGAGGTGACTGACTCTGAAAGCAATCAAGAAAGTACAGAACGTACCAAAGAAACGTATAAAGATCGTGACAGTGAGTTAACACATGGTGCGGCTGCTACAGATCAAACAGCTGAAAATACTGATCTTCATCTGTCAGAAAATCAGTTGGATGCTGTGAAAGTGACTGAATCTAAAAACATTCAAGAAAGTAATGTGAAAGAAGCTACAGAAGCATCATTTGAAGAGGAAATAAAGTTAAGAAATGTAGAGGATAAATTAGATGTAGCCGAGGTGACTGATCCTAAAGATattcaagaaaatgaagaatCCTCTACCCAAAAGAAAGACGTAGAAAAAAGGACAACTGAGTTAGAAAATGGTGATATTTGTAGGGAACAAACTGCTAAGAATGCTGATATTTATCCTTCAATAAATCAAGATATTGCTGAAGTTAAGGATCCCCTGTTTTGTGGCAACTTGAACAAAGCTGTGACAAGTAAAAATGAAAGTGACCGAGGGGAAGTTCTAGAAATATTGAACCATGCGCCAGTTGTACAAGCTGCTGAAAATATCCAAGGTGGCCAAGGAAATTGTGCCACAGATAAGAGTGAAAATGATGTCAAAATAAATCTGTCAGATGGAAATGTCACATCAGCTGAAAGTCTCTCAGTTGTTGGTGAAATGAGCAGTGTTGAAACAGAAGCACAAGATTCTGCGCTTTTTCGAGACGTCATTGCCGAAAACAGGCTCATTGCAGCACTACGTCTTTCCTGCAAGTTATCACCTGGGCATCTTGTGAAAGATCTTAATGTCATGGGTGTGAAGTCAGTTCAATTGATGCGTTCACTTTCACCAGGGGTTGTGACTGTAGCAGAGCTGATACAAAAGCTTGTTCACTTGACAGAACTTGATCTATCAGGAAATCTTATTGGACCTCAGGGATTTCGTGTTATTTGTTTGGCTCTCAGAAGGAATGCTACTCTTAAGTCTTTGAACTTGGCAAACAACTTGGCAGACACTGATAGTTCT GACTGTTTAGCAGAAATGCTGTCTGTCAACTCCACTCTGGAGAGATTGGATGTTTCTGGGAATAACCTTGGGAGTGATTACTTTTCGCGATGTGTTGGACCAGCATTGATGAGCAACAAATCTCTAAAGGTGTTAAAGTTTACCAGTTGTGGATCAAATGATGTGTCTGCCATTTGCGAGGCAATGGTAGAAGGAAATACAACAATTGAGGAACTCGATGCCAGTAATAATCACATTGGAGCTGTGTTTGGAGAGGGGTTGTTAAAAATCTTGCAG AAACCAGGTTGTCGCTTGCGACATCTTGATGTCCATGGAACGAGCCTTGGAAACGATGGAATGGCAGCACTGCGGAAAGGAATTCAAAATAACAACTCTCTCATCAGTGTGAATGTAGCTGGGCACCAG GTGTCTTGTCTGTCATTTCTCATGGAGTTTTTGTGGAGCTGTATTTGTCATCCTTCTTTGGAGGAGCTGGTTCTTGACGGAACCAAAATTGGCGAACGGGATGAATGGAAACCATCAG GTGTGATTGAGCTGGAAAGAAGTTCGAATCTGAAAAAGCTACTTATATCAGGATGTTCGCTGACAAATCAAGCGTTAGGGACTTTGGCAGAAAACGCTCAGGGAAAATTAAATCAGCTCTTTTCCTTGGATTTGTCCAGCAATGATCAGCTTACCACAAAGTGTTTATCAAGCATTTGCGCTTTGACCTCCTCTG ATCAAAGTGTACATTCCTTGTGTGCCGTTGACTTCTCGTTGAATGTTGCTGATGATATCGCCGCCGAAATCGTAAACCTTCCTCAACTTAAAAACCTCAAATCGCTGCTTCTAAAGAAATGTAGGATTTCACCAAATTTCATCGCTGATCTTTCTAAGCTCGTTGCCGTGACAACGCCTGAAGTCCCACTTATTTCCTCTCTGACATTGGACGGAATCAAACTGTCAGGAACAGATGCTCTGAAAAGAATGCTGGGATTGTCAGACATGTTTATACCCATAACTCCCTGCAGCTTTGAGTTGTTGTCGCTTATAGGGTGTGGGTTGAACGATAGAGACGTGAAACCGCTGATGACTGCAATAGGGAATGGACTGATTATAAAGGAATTGAGATTGGCGGCAAACAGGCTCACAGACACATCGGTCAACAACTTGTTGGAATCTACTGGAAATTCGCTTTCTCTTGAAACCCTGGATCTGTCAATAAACAAG ATTCGAAACGGCGGCGCTGAGAAACTAGCCTTTGCTTTAGCTGACAAACTGGCAAACCTGAAGAGCTTGTTTATGGGCGACAACTGTATCGGCAGGGAAGGGATACTTGCTTTGGTTGGCAAAATTGGTTCCGGCTCTCAACTGGGAGTTTTAAACCTCAAAAGTCAGCAACAAGCTTTGGGAGAAGAAGATGTGGATCAGATAATGGAACGGCTGGCAGAAGCACTTG GATTCGACCCGCAGAGTAGTGACCCTCCTACGTCAGACGTTTTTGTACCACCCTCAAACTTCTCAGTCAACCTCACCGGACTTGGGGGCGAACCTGGTGAACTGGGACCTAAACTGGACAGTCTGGCCGTCCTAACAGACTACAGCTCAAAACATCGTAGGACTTTGACACTTGATGATGCATTGCAGCTGTCTGTGGCTCTCTTCCAAACGGAAAACACGAGATCTCAGATGAGTCAAGGCGACTGGAACCGAGTTATCAGCGCTGACAAAGACGCACCAGGATGGTTGCAAATCTCGTCACAGCGGGCATGTGCGATATATGTTAGTAATCTGCCGCTGAGCGTGACTGCGGAGAAATTGGAAGGGCAGCTGGATAGCGAAGCGGAGTGTAACGTCGTGGAAGTCTATTTGCTAAAG GATCAGATTCTCAGGAAACCAAATGGCTTAGCCTGGGTGTTATTTGCAGACGCTGAGTCTGTTCAAAGGGCAGTGGAATACTACAACTCTGGCCAGGCTTTCATGTACGGGACACCATTTGTTATCTCCTCCGTAAATGTTGATGTGATTGCTGATACTGACATGGAAGAAAATGCTCTTGCTAAGGCGag ACAAGAGATGAATCAACGTGCTAGAGATCGCAAAGCAGATCAAACTGTTCATGCGCAGCTCGTTCAGTCAAACTACAGCGAGAGTCTTGCCCGTCATGAGTATGCAGCCCAGCACCCCGCGTACGCTGATGGCCGAGTGTG TTGTTACTCTGCAAGGAGAATAATGGCTTTTGGTTTTACGTGA
- the LOC131771689 gene encoding serine-rich adhesin for platelets-like isoform X2: protein MGCGSSAHQVEVDEAEERNDVDPYKKATKSVGRTGFGKEQDFVNAASTEEGKNSREQEKHVTGEVLSDIQNISTTSAKTEQAKSGKKFVKNDIIEDNKSGVVKGDDIPNGKDDNGSSGLTNQVTDRDGLCIVSAGMDQSNENSEVHVTPQTETRDSGPAKDGCSCRGGVKKTSLNETNDSFTQVVATPNQSFQDSFANEISGLETDSELTNGTITTTHQTAESTDLNQLNAIEVTDSESNQESTERTKETYKDRDSELTHGAAATDQTAENTDLHLSENQLDAVKVTESKNIQESNVKEATEASFEEEIKLRNVEDKLDVAEVTDPKDIQENEESSTQKKDVEKRTTELENGDICREQTAKNADIYPSINQDIAEVKDPLFCGNLNKAVTSKNESDRGEVLEILNHAPVVQAAENIQGGQGNCATDKSENDVKINLSDGNVTSAESLSVVGEMSSVETEAQDSALFRDVIAENRLIAALRLSCKLSPGHLVKDLNVMGVKSVQLMRSLSPGVVTVAELIQKLVHLTELDLSGNLIGPQGFRVICLALRRNATLKSLNLANNLADTDSSDCLAEMLSVNSTLERLDVSGNNLGSDYFSRCVGPALMSNKSLKVLKFTSCGSNDVSAICEAMVEGNTTIEELDASNNHIGAVFGEGLLKILQKPGCRLRHLDVHGTSLGNDGMAALRKGIQNNNSLISVNVAGHQVSCLSFLMEFLWSCICHPSLEELVLDGTKIGERDEWKPSGVIELERSSNLKKLLISGCSLTNQALGTLAENAQGKLNQLFSLDLSSNDQLTTKCLSSICALTSSDQSVHSLCAVDFSLNVADDIAAEIVNLPQLKNLKSLLLKKCRISPNFIADLSKLVAVTTPEVPLISSLTLDGIKLSGTDALKRMLGLSDMFIPITPCSFELLSLIGCGLNDRDVKPLMTAIGNGLIIKELRLAANRLTDTSVNNLLESTGNSLSLETLDLSINKIRNGGAEKLAFALADKLANLKSLFMGDNCIGREGILALVGKIGSGSQLGVLNLKSQQQALGEEDVDQIMERLAEALGFDPQSSDPPTSDVFVPPSNFSVNLTGLGGEPGELGPKLDSLAVLTDYSSKHRRTLTLDDALQLSVALFQTENTRSQMSQGDWNRVISADKDAPGWLQISSQRACAIYVSNLPLSVTAEKLEGQLDSEAECNVVEVYLLKDQILRKPNGLAWVLFADAESVQRAVEYYNSGQAFMYGTPFVISSVNVDVIADTDMEENALAKARQEMNQRARDRKADQTVHAQLVQSNYSESLARHEYAAQHPAYADGRVW from the exons ATGGGATGTGGGTCAAGTGCTCATCAAGTAGAAGTTGATGAAGCAGAGGAAAGAAATGATGTAGATCCTTACAAGAAAGCAACAAAATCTG TTGGGAGAACTGGTTTTGGAAAGGAGCAAGACTTTGTCAATGCAGCTTCAACAGAAGAGGGAAAGAACTCGAGGGAGCAAGAGAAACATGTCACTGGCGAAGTATTATCTGATATACAAAATATTTCTACAACTTCTGCAAAGACAGAGCAGGCAAAATCAGGgaagaaatttgttaaaaatgacATCATAGAGGACAATAAAAGTGGTGTTGTTAAGGGAGATGATATCCCTAATGGAAAAGATGACAATGGTAGTTCAGGGCTGACAAATCAGGTTACAGATAGAGATGGTTTATGTATAGTTTCTGCTGGCATGGATCAGAGCAATGAAAATTCTGAGGTACATGTTACTCCTCAGACTGAGACTAGAGATTCTGGTCCTGCCAAAGATGGCTGTAGTTGTAGAGGTGGGGTAAAGAAAACATCCCTGAATGAAACAAATGATTCATTTACCCAAGTTGTTGCAACACCCAACCAAAGCTTTCAAGACTCTTTTGCCAACGAAATATCTGGACTGGAAACTGACTCAGAGTTAACAAATGGTACAATTACTACAACACACCAAACAGCGGAGAGTACGGATCTTAATCAGTTGAATGCTATTGAGGTGACTGACTCTGAAAGCAATCAAGAAAGTACAGAACGTACCAAAGAAACGTATAAAGATCGTGACAGTGAGTTAACACATGGTGCGGCTGCTACAGATCAAACAGCTGAAAATACTGATCTTCATCTGTCAGAAAATCAGTTGGATGCTGTGAAAGTGACTGAATCTAAAAACATTCAAGAAAGTAATGTGAAAGAAGCTACAGAAGCATCATTTGAAGAGGAAATAAAGTTAAGAAATGTAGAGGATAAATTAGATGTAGCCGAGGTGACTGATCCTAAAGATattcaagaaaatgaagaatCCTCTACCCAAAAGAAAGACGTAGAAAAAAGGACAACTGAGTTAGAAAATGGTGATATTTGTAGGGAACAAACTGCTAAGAATGCTGATATTTATCCTTCAATAAATCAAGATATTGCTGAAGTTAAGGATCCCCTGTTTTGTGGCAACTTGAACAAAGCTGTGACAAGTAAAAATGAAAGTGACCGAGGGGAAGTTCTAGAAATATTGAACCATGCGCCAGTTGTACAAGCTGCTGAAAATATCCAAGGTGGCCAAGGAAATTGTGCCACAGATAAGAGTGAAAATGATGTCAAAATAAATCTGTCAGATGGAAATGTCACATCAGCTGAAAGTCTCTCAGTTGTTGGTGAAATGAGCAGTGTTGAAACAGAAGCACAAGATTCTGCGCTTTTTCGAGACGTCATTGCCGAAAACAGGCTCATTGCAGCACTACGTCTTTCCTGCAAGTTATCACCTGGGCATCTTGTGAAAGATCTTAATGTCATGGGTGTGAAGTCAGTTCAATTGATGCGTTCACTTTCACCAGGGGTTGTGACTGTAGCAGAGCTGATACAAAAGCTTGTTCACTTGACAGAACTTGATCTATCAGGAAATCTTATTGGACCTCAGGGATTTCGTGTTATTTGTTTGGCTCTCAGAAGGAATGCTACTCTTAAGTCTTTGAACTTGGCAAACAACTTGGCAGACACTGATAGTTCT GACTGTTTAGCAGAAATGCTGTCTGTCAACTCCACTCTGGAGAGATTGGATGTTTCTGGGAATAACCTTGGGAGTGATTACTTTTCGCGATGTGTTGGACCAGCATTGATGAGCAACAAATCTCTAAAGGTGTTAAAGTTTACCAGTTGTGGATCAAATGATGTGTCTGCCATTTGCGAGGCAATGGTAGAAGGAAATACAACAATTGAGGAACTCGATGCCAGTAATAATCACATTGGAGCTGTGTTTGGAGAGGGGTTGTTAAAAATCTTGCAG AAACCAGGTTGTCGCTTGCGACATCTTGATGTCCATGGAACGAGCCTTGGAAACGATGGAATGGCAGCACTGCGGAAAGGAATTCAAAATAACAACTCTCTCATCAGTGTGAATGTAGCTGGGCACCAG GTGTCTTGTCTGTCATTTCTCATGGAGTTTTTGTGGAGCTGTATTTGTCATCCTTCTTTGGAGGAGCTGGTTCTTGACGGAACCAAAATTGGCGAACGGGATGAATGGAAACCATCAG GTGTGATTGAGCTGGAAAGAAGTTCGAATCTGAAAAAGCTACTTATATCAGGATGTTCGCTGACAAATCAAGCGTTAGGGACTTTGGCAGAAAACGCTCAGGGAAAATTAAATCAGCTCTTTTCCTTGGATTTGTCCAGCAATGATCAGCTTACCACAAAGTGTTTATCAAGCATTTGCGCTTTGACCTCCTCTG ATCAAAGTGTACATTCCTTGTGTGCCGTTGACTTCTCGTTGAATGTTGCTGATGATATCGCCGCCGAAATCGTAAACCTTCCTCAACTTAAAAACCTCAAATCGCTGCTTCTAAAGAAATGTAGGATTTCACCAAATTTCATCGCTGATCTTTCTAAGCTCGTTGCCGTGACAACGCCTGAAGTCCCACTTATTTCCTCTCTGACATTGGACGGAATCAAACTGTCAGGAACAGATGCTCTGAAAAGAATGCTGGGATTGTCAGACATGTTTATACCCATAACTCCCTGCAGCTTTGAGTTGTTGTCGCTTATAGGGTGTGGGTTGAACGATAGAGACGTGAAACCGCTGATGACTGCAATAGGGAATGGACTGATTATAAAGGAATTGAGATTGGCGGCAAACAGGCTCACAGACACATCGGTCAACAACTTGTTGGAATCTACTGGAAATTCGCTTTCTCTTGAAACCCTGGATCTGTCAATAAACAAG ATTCGAAACGGCGGCGCTGAGAAACTAGCCTTTGCTTTAGCTGACAAACTGGCAAACCTGAAGAGCTTGTTTATGGGCGACAACTGTATCGGCAGGGAAGGGATACTTGCTTTGGTTGGCAAAATTGGTTCCGGCTCTCAACTGGGAGTTTTAAACCTCAAAAGTCAGCAACAAGCTTTGGGAGAAGAAGATGTGGATCAGATAATGGAACGGCTGGCAGAAGCACTTG GATTCGACCCGCAGAGTAGTGACCCTCCTACGTCAGACGTTTTTGTACCACCCTCAAACTTCTCAGTCAACCTCACCGGACTTGGGGGCGAACCTGGTGAACTGGGACCTAAACTGGACAGTCTGGCCGTCCTAACAGACTACAGCTCAAAACATCGTAGGACTTTGACACTTGATGATGCATTGCAGCTGTCTGTGGCTCTCTTCCAAACGGAAAACACGAGATCTCAGATGAGTCAAGGCGACTGGAACCGAGTTATCAGCGCTGACAAAGACGCACCAGGATGGTTGCAAATCTCGTCACAGCGGGCATGTGCGATATATGTTAGTAATCTGCCGCTGAGCGTGACTGCGGAGAAATTGGAAGGGCAGCTGGATAGCGAAGCGGAGTGTAACGTCGTGGAAGTCTATTTGCTAAAG GATCAGATTCTCAGGAAACCAAATGGCTTAGCCTGGGTGTTATTTGCAGACGCTGAGTCTGTTCAAAGGGCAGTGGAATACTACAACTCTGGCCAGGCTTTCATGTACGGGACACCATTTGTTATCTCCTCCGTAAATGTTGATGTGATTGCTGATACTGACATGGAAGAAAATGCTCTTGCTAAGGCGag ACAAGAGATGAATCAACGTGCTAGAGATCGCAAAGCAGATCAAACTGTTCATGCGCAGCTCGTTCAGTCAAACTACAGCGAGAGTCTTGCCCGTCATGAGTATGCAGCCCAGCACCCCGCGTACGCTGATGGCCGAGTGTGGTGA
- the LOC131771629 gene encoding CUB domain-containing protein 2, giving the protein MELLRLFYGIQSPSFFTHCCFVCFFLLWPLLVAATLPEHECGGDIYLNKTTFSLSSPDYPSSSPRGSECSWRVSNPRGMAVVVQAINLDFGSEIKDDCENGRLEIFNGCGSERFLVEKICQRPKTEPVGILWVSSGSCVTIKFSSGERKDNKFRLSMAESAASCGDILKNDNNKNQTFEGRLPANPGGSNKCVWIIVVQRGIIELAFKDRFQVTSLAQDCKENYVQVQDGRYSTSPVLGRFCGTSRPYPVYSSGQYLRITLHGSNTGITSKHSFKAQYTVVDSTPASKTNYCDHAFLLDADDGRFSTPRYLEQYPPGLNCIWKIEVASKNKIVLRFQEFDVEGDSQVCPDDSDYAKVYNGLASWSPVIGRYCGRVIPATIKSKTNKLRIEFRSNSQYAGRGFDAVYTIQSDEADGETRNHFTGIMIGATCGVIFIVLSLLAVFHTRKLRRQRAQSRISEVASTVSFDIHQANAPPAYDLVMASPDLFPSKERQQSRGYSGVPHLHREISYLLGDPESDDEDLPPYPGLSGRDGVVEFCFGQPSDERRRSHSKERHVSESEQPSCQISAVWYRRCSTDVPSSPIVRNLESSLENEVTTLERRDSKETVQPVFQRMDTTSSFVTDV; this is encoded by the exons ATGGAATTACTGCGGCTGTTTTACGGCATTCAGTCTCCCTCGTTCTTCACTCATTGTTGTTTTG tttgtttctttttattgtgGCCACTCCTGGTTGCCGCAACATTGCCAGAACATG AGTGTGGTGGAGACATCTATCTCAATAAGACAACTTTCTCTCTCTCATCACCGGACTATCCTAGTTCCTCACCTCGTGGCTCTGAATGTTCATGGAGGGTGAGCAATCCAAGAGGGATGGCAGTAGTTGTTCAAGCTATTAATCTCGATTTTGGATCAGAGATAAAAGATGACTGTGAAAATGGCAGGCTAGAAATTTTCAATGGTTGTGGTTCCGAGCGGTTTCTGGTGGAAAAGATTTGTCAAAGGCCTAAAACTGAGCCAGTTGGAATCTTATGGGTCTCATCAGGGTCTTGTGTAACTATAAAGTTCTCTTCAGGGGAGcgtaaagacaataaatttcGTCTAAGCATGGCGGAGAGTGCAG CCTCCTGTGGAGACATattgaaaaatgacaacaacaagaacCAAACCTTTGAAGGCAGACTGCCTGCAAACCCTGGAGGAAGCAACAAGTGTGTATGGATCATTGTTGTCCAGAGGGGCATAATTGAGTTGGCATTCAAAGACAGATTTCAAGTGACAAGCCTTGCCCAggactgtaaggagaattatgttcAAGTTCAAGATGGCAGATACAG TACTTCACCTGTTCTTGGAAGATTTTGTGGAACATCAAGGCCATACCCTGTGTATTCATCAGGGCAGTACTTAAGAATAACACTGCATGGAAGTAACACAGGGATCACCTCTAAGCATTCCTTCAAGGCACAGTACACTGTTGTAGACAGCACTCCAGCATCTAAAACCA ATTACTGTGATCATGCTTTTTTGTTGGATGCCGATGATGGAAGATTTTCAACACCGCGATACCTGGAACAATATCCCCCTGGTCTTAATTGTATATGGAAAATTGAGGTTGCCAGTAAGAACAAGATTGTCCTCAGATTTCA GGAGTTTGATGTGGAAGGGGATTCACAGGTATGCCCAGATGATTCCGATTATGCTAAAGTGTACAATGGCTTGGCTAGCTGGTCCCCGGTGATTGGCCGATATTGTGGCCGAGTCATCCCGGCCACCATCAAATCGAAGACGAACAAGCTCCGAATAGAGTTCCGATCCAACAGTCAATATGCTGGCCGAGGGTTTGATGCAGTGTACACTATCCAGAGCGACGAAGCAG ACGGAGAAACAAGGAATCACTTCACTGGAATAATGATTGGTGCCACTTGTGGTGTCATTTTCATCGTGCTCAGTCTTCTGGCCGTGTTCCACACTCGCAAGTTGCGGCGCCAACGGGCTCAGAGCCGGATATCAGAAGTAGCCAGCACTGTTTCTTTCGACATCCATCAGGCTAATGCCCCGCCAGCTTATGATTTAG TTATGGCGTCTCCGGATCTTTTCCCTTCAAAGGAACGCCAACAGTCACGTGGTTACTCCGGTGTTCCACACCTTCATCGGGAAATCAGCTATTTACTGGGTGACCCTGAGTCGGATGACGAAGATCTCCCTCCTTATCCGGGACTTTCCGGTAGGGATGGAGTGGtggaattttgttttggtcaacCTTCTGATGAGAGGAGAAGGTCTCACTCGAAAGAACGTCATGTGTCCGAATCGGAACAACCCTCGTGTCAGATTTCGGCGGTTTGGTACCGACGCTGTTCGACGGATGTGCCGTCCTCGCCAATTGTTCGGAACCTCGAGTCCTCTTTGGAAAATGAAGTGACAACGCTTGAGCGACGGGACTCCAAAGAAACGGTGCAACCTGTATTCCAGCGAATGGACACGACTAGTAGTTTTGTGACAGATGTGTAA